The DNA region CCCGAGCATGTCGCAGAGCTTCGTCCGCAACGGGTCTCTGGGCACGGTGGCTCTCCCCGGCGAGTGAGTGGATCGCGCTGGCCTCGCCTCTTGTCCCGCGCGGGCGGCCCATCATAAGATCGCCGCGTCCCCGGTTTCAACGCCCGATCGGCCGAGAAGGAGCGGAATGCCCGAGGGAGCTCTCGCGGGAATCTCGGTCGTGGAGCTGGGCGAGATGGTCTCGGCGCCCTACTGCGCGCGCCTCTTCGCCGACTACGGGGCCGACGTGATCAAGGTGGAGCGGCCTGGAACGGGGGATCGCGCGCGCGCCTGGGGGCCGTTTCCCGGCGACGACCCGCACATCGAGAAGAGCGGGCTGTACCAGTACCTGAACACCGGCAAGCATGGCATCACGCTCGATCCGGCGACGGCGCGCGGCAGGGCGCTCTTCCTCGAGCTGGTGGGCGGCGCGGACGTGCTGATCGAGAACGCGTCGCCGCGATCGCTTCGCGAGCGGGGCATCGACTACGCGTCGCTCGCGGCGGTGAATCCGCGTCTGGTCATGATCTCGATCACCCCGTTCGGGCAGACCGGCCCCTACGCGGACTGGAAAGGCTACGACTTGAATGCCTTTCACCTCTCTGCCGCGGGCAGCCGCTACTGCGGGCGTCCCGATCAGGCGCCGCTCGAGCACGGCACTTTCGCGGCCGACTTCTTCGGCGCGGTCACGGGCGCGGCGTGGGGCCTGGCCGCGTGTCTCGGCCGCGAGCAGGTCGGCGGCGGTCAGCAGGTCGACGTCTCCTGCGCCGAGGCGATCGCGGCGGTCTTCGTCGGCGGCCAGAACATCGGCGGCTACGCGCAGGACGGGAAGTTCGAGCGCCGCACCGGCGTCGGCATGCCGCTCGGCGCTCCGGCCACGATCGTGCCCTGCAAGGACGGACACGTCTGGATGCTCGCGCTCGAGCCGGGCCAGTGGAATGGGCTCGCGCGCGTGATGGGCAACCCGGAGTGGATGGAGCTCGAGATGTTCCAGGACATGTTCGCGCGCGCGCAGAACTCCGACGCGATCTATCCGCTGATCGAGGAGTGGACCATGACCCGCAGCAAGTGGGAGATCATGGAGCGCTGTCAGGAAGCGGGCGTGCCGATCACGGCCGTGTTCGACGTCGCCGAGGCGGCGGGACACCCTCACCTGGCCGCGCGCGGCTACATCGTCGAGGTGCAGCATCCGCTTCTCGGGGGGCTTCCCGTGCTCGGGCCGCCGTTCCGACTCCCCGCGAGCACGGGCCGCACCGGTATGGCGGCGCCGCTTCTCGGTCAGCACAACGCCCGGGTCTTCGGCGAGAGACTCGGGCTCAGTGAGTCGCAGCGCGCCGAGCTCACAGCCAAAGGCGTGATCTAGTGAACGGGCGCGCGCTCCCGCTCGAGGGCATCCGGGTGGCGAATTTCGGCTGGGTCTGGGCGGGTCCGGTCGTCGGCCAGACACTCGCCTTCCTCGGAGCCGAGGTCTACAAGATCGAGTCACGCGCGCGGATCGACATGACCCGGACGCTGCCGCCGTTCGCCGAAGGAGTTCGCGATCCGAGCCGCAGCCTGTCCAATCACGCCTGCTGGGCCGGAAACGGGAGCGTCACGCTGAATCTGAAGAAGCCCGAGGGTGTCCGGCTCGCGCTCGAGCTCGTGGCGAAGTCCGACGCCGTGATCGAGAACTTCGGACCGGGCGTGATGGAGCAGCTGGGGCTCGGCTACGAATCGCTTCGCGCGGTGCGGCCGGACGTGATCCTGTTCTCGATGCCCGCCGCCGGTCTGGACGGGCCGCTGAAGGACATCCGCACCTACGGGCTCAGCCTGACCAGCACCACCGGTCTCGACAGCCTGACCGGGTATCTCGGCGGCCCGCCGGTTCCGGTCGAGAACGCCTTCTCGGACCCCTACAACGGAATCCTCGGCGCGTTCGCGATCCTGGCGGCGCTGCACCACCGGCGCCGCACCGGCGCGGGACAGCACATCGACTACTCGCAGCAGGAGGCGGTCATGCAGATGGTCGGGCCCGCCTTCATGGACTGGACCCTGAACCGGCGCGTGGCCGGCCCGATGGGCAACCGGCACCCGCTCGGCGCGGCGGCACCGCACGGTGTATTCCCGTGCGCGGGGGAGGACCGCTGGATCAGCATCGCCGTGCTGGAGGAGTCGGAGTGGCGCGGCCTGGTCGAGGCGATGGGCGCGCCCGACTGGGCGAGCGCCGCGGGTTTCGCGAGTCACGCCTCCCGGCTCGAGAACCTGGATGCGCTGCACGAGCGGCTCTCCGAGTGGACGCGGCGGCACGACGATCGCGAGCTGGCCGCGCGGCTGCAGCGACACGGCGTCGCGGCCGCGCCGGTGCTGAACGTGGCGGACCTGCTGCGCGACCCGCACTACGTCGCGCGCAAGACCTTCATCGAGGTACGCCACCCGCTCGGCTTTTCCGAGACGATCTACGGCGCGTACGTGAAGAACAGCCGCACGCCGGCCCTGGTCGAGCCGGGTCCCGCGATCGGGCGCGACAACGAGCACGTCTTCCGCGAGCTGCTCGGCCTGTCGGAAGCGCGCTACCGCGAGCTGGTCGGGACGCAGGTGATCTACTGATCAGCGGCCCGTGAACTTCGGCGGGCGCTTCTCGGCGAAGGCGCGCGGCCCCTCGCGCGCGTCCTGCGAGGCGAACACGCGCGCGGCGAGCGCCTTCTCCAGCACGAAGCCCGGCTCCTGTCCGAGCGCGCGCAGCGCGATCTCCTTGGCGGTGCGCACCGCGAGCGGGCCGTTGCGGCAGATCTTCTCGGCGAGCTCGAGCGCCTCGGGCATGACTCGATCCGCGGGAACGACCCGATTCACCAGGCCGATCTCGAGCGCGCGCCGCGCGTCGAGTGACTCGCCGGTGAGCAGGAGCTCCATCGCGACCACCCAGGGAATCTGTCGCGGCAGGCGGATGTGCGAGCCGCCCGCCGGGACCAGCCCCCAGCGCACCTCGGCCAGCCCGAACTTCGCGTGCTCGGCGGCGATGCGCAGGTCGGTGCCCTGCAACATCTCGAGCCCGCCGGCGACGCAGAGCCCGTTCACCGCCGCGATGATCGGCTTGTAGATGTCCGAGAACTGGCGCTTGGTCGGGTCGTCGTAGCCGAGCGAGTCTCCCGAGGTGAGCAGCGGCGCGGCGTCCTTCAGGTCCATGCCGGCGGAAAAGCTCTTCGCACCGGCTCCAGTCAGGATCGCCACCCAGAGCTCGGGGTCGCGATCGAAGATCCGGAACGCCTGGTCGAGGCCGGCGAGCATCTCGCGCGTGTAGGCGTTCATCGCCTCGGGGCGGTTCATGGTGATGATCGCGATCCGGCCGCGCCGCTCGAGCTGGATCGTCTCGGGGAGCTCCGCGTCCACCATGCGTCTCACTTGACTCGCTTGGTCGGCTCGATCTTGGCGAGCTTCGCGAGCGTGAGTCCCAGGATTCCCGCGCGGTCCTCGTCGCTGATCGGCGCGTAGCCCCACTTCTGCTGCAGCTCCTCGGGCATCTGCAGGTTGCGCACCCAGTCGACCACGCGCGTCATGTCGTCGAACGGCAGGTCGAGCCCCATCACGATCCGGCCCGGGCCGGCCCACTGCATCGCCTCGC from Deltaproteobacteria bacterium includes:
- a CDS encoding CoA transferase, with the protein product MNGRALPLEGIRVANFGWVWAGPVVGQTLAFLGAEVYKIESRARIDMTRTLPPFAEGVRDPSRSLSNHACWAGNGSVTLNLKKPEGVRLALELVAKSDAVIENFGPGVMEQLGLGYESLRAVRPDVILFSMPAAGLDGPLKDIRTYGLSLTSTTGLDSLTGYLGGPPVPVENAFSDPYNGILGAFAILAALHHRRRTGAGQHIDYSQQEAVMQMVGPAFMDWTLNRRVAGPMGNRHPLGAAAPHGVFPCAGEDRWISIAVLEESEWRGLVEAMGAPDWASAAGFASHASRLENLDALHERLSEWTRRHDDRELAARLQRHGVAAAPVLNVADLLRDPHYVARKTFIEVRHPLGFSETIYGAYVKNSRTPALVEPGPAIGRDNEHVFRELLGLSEARYRELVGTQVIY
- a CDS encoding CoA transferase produces the protein MPEGALAGISVVELGEMVSAPYCARLFADYGADVIKVERPGTGDRARAWGPFPGDDPHIEKSGLYQYLNTGKHGITLDPATARGRALFLELVGGADVLIENASPRSLRERGIDYASLAAVNPRLVMISITPFGQTGPYADWKGYDLNAFHLSAAGSRYCGRPDQAPLEHGTFAADFFGAVTGAAWGLAACLGREQVGGGQQVDVSCAEAIAAVFVGGQNIGGYAQDGKFERRTGVGMPLGAPATIVPCKDGHVWMLALEPGQWNGLARVMGNPEWMELEMFQDMFARAQNSDAIYPLIEEWTMTRSKWEIMERCQEAGVPITAVFDVAEAAGHPHLAARGYIVEVQHPLLGGLPVLGPPFRLPASTGRTGMAAPLLGQHNARVFGERLGLSESQRAELTAKGVI
- a CDS encoding enoyl-CoA hydratase/isomerase family protein — its product is MVDAELPETIQLERRGRIAIITMNRPEAMNAYTREMLAGLDQAFRIFDRDPELWVAILTGAGAKSFSAGMDLKDAAPLLTSGDSLGYDDPTKRQFSDIYKPIIAAVNGLCVAGGLEMLQGTDLRIAAEHAKFGLAEVRWGLVPAGGSHIRLPRQIPWVVAMELLLTGESLDARRALEIGLVNRVVPADRVMPEALELAEKICRNGPLAVRTAKEIALRALGQEPGFVLEKALAARVFASQDAREGPRAFAEKRPPKFTGR